Proteins encoded together in one Bacteroidota bacterium window:
- a CDS encoding AGE family epimerase/isomerase, which produces MKNYIRKSKIFFSFAVMACFILSGCSNPKNQESTDDEKTIAADTNVFEGNFWKNQALTDIMPYWAKHSLDTVDGAFITNLDRSWNQIKGTEKHPSMISRNVFGFSVAYLFTGEEKYLKIASDAVDFLLEHAWDKEYGGWYNRLDKQGNSLDSTKNTFVQFYTNTGLSLYYLVTHDKNVLEYIEKSNEIAETKRQDTINGGFFDVLNRDLSVKSYGKNFSSAVVPVSSYMLYLYLAT; this is translated from the coding sequence ATGAAAAATTATATCAGAAAATCAAAAATATTCTTTTCGTTTGCCGTAATGGCTTGCTTTATTTTATCAGGATGCTCAAATCCAAAAAATCAGGAAAGCACTGATGATGAAAAAACCATTGCTGCCGACACAAATGTCTTTGAAGGAAATTTCTGGAAAAATCAGGCATTGACTGATATTATGCCATACTGGGCAAAACATTCCCTTGATACTGTTGACGGTGCTTTTATCACTAATCTCGACAGAAGCTGGAACCAAATTAAAGGAACAGAGAAACATCCGAGCATGATTTCAAGAAATGTTTTTGGTTTTTCTGTTGCTTATCTTTTTACAGGTGAAGAAAAATATTTGAAAATTGCTTCCGATGCTGTTGATTTTCTTTTGGAACATGCGTGGGACAAAGAATATGGCGGATGGTATAATCGTCTCGACAAACAGGGAAATTCGCTCGATTCCACAAAAAATACCTTTGTGCAATTTTATACAAATACAGGATTATCATTGTATTATTTGGTTACTCATGATAAAAATGTACTTGAATATATTGAAAAATCAAACGAAATTGCAGAGACAAAAAGACAAGACACTATAAATGGTGGATTCTTTGATGTTTTAAACAGGGATTTAAGTGTAAAATCTTATGGTAAAAATTTCTCATCAGCAGTTGTTCCCGTTTCCAGCTATATGCTTTATCTGTATCTTGCCACAAG
- a CDS encoding GxxExxY protein has product MKHSQITEKIIKAFYKVNNTLGYGFLEKVYENAMIIELRKMGLLVSQQKRIKVYYKNEEVGNYYADLLVDNSVIVELKAAKSLCEEHEAQLINYLKATDIEVGLLLNFGKKAEFKRKIFSNDKK; this is encoded by the coding sequence ATGAAACATTCACAAATAACTGAAAAAATAATAAAAGCGTTTTATAAAGTTAACAATACACTTGGCTATGGTTTTCTGGAAAAAGTATATGAAAATGCTATGATAATTGAATTGCGTAAAATGGGACTTTTGGTGTCGCAACAAAAAAGAATCAAGGTTTATTACAAAAATGAAGAAGTTGGAAATTATTATGCAGATTTATTAGTTGATAACTCTGTTATTGTTGAGCTAAAGGCTGCTAAAAGTCTTTGTGAAGAACATGAAGCCCAATTAATAAATTACTTAAAAGCTACTGATATAGAAGTAGGATTGTTACTTAATTTTGGAAAAAAAGCTGAATTCAAAAGAAAAATATTTTCAAATGACAAAAAGTAA
- a CDS encoding right-handed parallel beta-helix repeat-containing protein: MLLLYGCSTEKIENNALFISPSGNDNWSGKLAEPNKNKTDGPFATFQKAQETIRELKKTDNFPADGVTVYVREGNYSISKTIKFTTKDSGEKNAPITWCSYNDEKVIFSGGKTISGFKKIKDADVLKRIEKIYHDSILVCDLAHAGLIPKELTFNRHKPLAMELFFYNEAMTLARYPNKGWLEITDVPQFGEKLIYKGNVPHIRFDIPVGKHYGRFKYENERPEHWHKADDIWMHGYWSWDWSETYNKIEKIDVIKKEIYPAAPYNGTGYTKAQRFYFLNVLEELDSPGEYYINRKTGEIYFWPPENINKAEVTVSIMKEPFFVLENTSYINIEGITFECSRTTAVKIIGGNNNKIAGCVFRNLGNVAVIINGGKNNGILSCDIYGIAGSGIKLTGGDRKTLTPANNYAENNHIHNFGRVFRTYSPAISMNGVGNRLSHNYIHDSPHAGVLFSGNEHILEFNEVHDIAKETGDVGAFYIGRNWTCRGNIIRYNYFHHLFGPGLHGVRAVYLDDFTSGTTIFGNVFYKAGRATFIGGGRDNVIENNIFVECEPSVQVDARGLSWAKYFFDKSSKIHVSTLFDGMDAVNYCQPPYSEKYPELLTLYDDDPAVPKNNKVVRNVSFGGRFIDLYDGVNFEIVEVKDNLIGDTIILRESEETDQSDNFQIFKYGHVGTMEIMKGNKFLKENPGFENITKEKFQLNDNSPAYKLGFKKIPIEKIGLYNDEYRTQMTMK; the protein is encoded by the coding sequence AATTGGTCAGGGAAATTAGCCGAACCAAACAAAAATAAAACTGATGGTCCGTTTGCGACTTTCCAAAAAGCACAGGAAACAATTCGTGAATTAAAAAAGACAGATAATTTTCCTGCCGATGGAGTAACAGTTTATGTACGTGAAGGAAATTATTCAATATCAAAAACAATCAAATTTACCACAAAAGACTCGGGAGAAAAAAATGCTCCAATTACCTGGTGTTCCTACAATGATGAAAAAGTAATTTTTTCAGGTGGGAAAACAATATCAGGGTTTAAAAAAATCAAAGATGCCGATGTTTTAAAACGAATTGAAAAAATTTACCATGATTCAATACTGGTTTGTGATCTCGCACATGCGGGATTAATACCGAAAGAGTTAACTTTTAATCGGCATAAACCGCTGGCAATGGAATTGTTTTTTTATAATGAAGCAATGACACTCGCCCGTTATCCAAACAAAGGTTGGTTAGAAATTACTGATGTGCCACAATTCGGAGAAAAACTGATTTATAAAGGAAATGTGCCTCATATACGTTTTGACATTCCGGTTGGAAAGCATTATGGCAGGTTTAAGTACGAAAATGAACGACCGGAACATTGGCATAAAGCAGATGATATTTGGATGCATGGATATTGGTCGTGGGATTGGTCGGAGACTTATAATAAAATAGAAAAAATTGATGTTATCAAAAAAGAAATCTATCCGGCAGCTCCATACAATGGTACAGGTTACACTAAAGCACAACGGTTCTATTTTTTAAATGTTCTCGAAGAGTTGGATTCTCCCGGAGAATATTACATAAATCGAAAAACAGGAGAAATATATTTTTGGCCACCTGAAAATATTAATAAAGCAGAAGTTACAGTTTCTATCATGAAAGAACCTTTTTTTGTTTTAGAAAACACTTCATACATTAATATTGAAGGCATTACCTTTGAATGTTCACGAACCACAGCAGTCAAAATTATTGGCGGTAATAACAATAAAATTGCCGGTTGTGTTTTTCGTAATCTCGGTAATGTAGCTGTTATTATTAATGGTGGCAAAAACAATGGAATTTTAAGTTGCGATATTTACGGAATTGCCGGTAGCGGAATTAAACTGACCGGTGGCGACCGTAAAACGTTGACACCGGCAAACAATTATGCTGAAAACAATCATATCCACAATTTCGGAAGAGTTTTCAGGACTTACAGTCCGGCAATTAGTATGAACGGAGTGGGCAATCGCTTATCTCATAACTATATTCATGATTCGCCTCATGCCGGTGTGCTTTTTAGTGGAAACGAACACATCCTCGAATTTAATGAAGTTCATGATATTGCCAAAGAAACCGGTGATGTAGGTGCATTTTATATCGGAAGAAACTGGACTTGCCGTGGCAATATAATTCGCTACAATTATTTCCATCACCTTTTTGGGCCTGGACTACATGGCGTTCGTGCGGTTTATCTTGATGATTTTACAAGTGGAACAACAATATTTGGTAACGTTTTTTACAAAGCAGGAAGAGCTACATTCATTGGTGGCGGAAGAGATAATGTTATTGAAAACAATATTTTTGTAGAATGTGAACCTTCTGTTCAGGTTGATGCCCGTGGTTTAAGCTGGGCAAAATATTTTTTTGATAAATCAAGTAAAATTCATGTCAGTACGCTATTCGATGGAATGGATGCGGTAAATTATTGCCAACCACCTTACAGCGAAAAATATCCCGAATTGTTAACCCTTTATGATGATGACCCGGCAGTGCCGAAAAACAATAAAGTTGTTCGTAACGTTTCTTTTGGTGGAAGATTTATTGATTTGTATGATGGTGTTAATTTTGAAATAGTTGAAGTAAAGGATAATTTAATTGGCGATACAATAATATTGAGAGAAAGCGAAGAAACTGACCAATCGGATAATTTTCAAATTTTTAAATATGGTCATGTCGGGACAATGGAAATCATGAAAGGAAATAAATTTTTAAAAGAAAATCCCGGTTTTGAAAATATTACAAAAGAAAAATTCCAGTTGAATGATAATTCCCCTGCTTACAAACTCGGGTTTAAAAAAATACCGATTGAGAAAATTGGATTGTACAATGATGAGTATAGAACACAGATGACTATGAAATAG